In one window of Leptospira sp. WS92.C1 DNA:
- a CDS encoding VWA domain-containing protein: MLRILLFFFILSLQPVFATTITFLPGKAEGNLPATLEKINDRSQEISRFGAFYANLLLRARVDTTEKIRDKEIFEKFRGPHFGKEDFNKVCSELNTHYLVRDELQFQNSISLDRSIYNCTLKKIDELHLSEKSDLFFLMRSATEKSFPFVPSKKRQMVVSSSQNRIKELIFVVDLSPSFQREREEWVQFVKNSSWGTMTSIRLVTFAEGKQSIFPKAKSSAELRVQLETLKSFGKSSLEDVSDALVNVKRSLLQSGARSTPYQDIILLTNAKGKIPNPTLSSVLQDLSSLGYGIRLFTAPYFSTSQIQFYKGIFSKGNFHEITYFRKISTDKDSRTIVFRGRQIYFTHSSVSSSQILSENSLNRVSYSGKYSESESINPLNFTEIYSELTGDKILAAEPLQDNLTFLLSQNLLQEELKSDGISVLIKSGDRAFWLGLPKNIQTPQTDELVTYQTTYVPSGSSVDGVLNVPDLTESYKGSASQILDCTPIQVRNYFQNTNKSSFDCIVRGQVLQVKGL; encoded by the coding sequence ATGTTAAGAATCCTGTTATTTTTCTTTATTTTATCGCTTCAACCCGTCTTTGCAACGACCATTACTTTTCTTCCTGGAAAGGCGGAAGGGAATTTGCCCGCCACTTTGGAAAAAATCAATGATCGATCACAAGAAATTTCCAGATTCGGAGCCTTTTATGCAAATCTACTTCTAAGAGCAAGAGTAGATACGACCGAAAAGATTCGTGATAAAGAAATTTTTGAAAAATTTCGAGGTCCTCATTTTGGAAAGGAAGATTTTAACAAAGTCTGTTCAGAATTAAATACGCATTATCTGGTGCGTGACGAACTCCAATTTCAAAATTCAATTTCTTTGGACCGTTCCATTTATAACTGTACGTTAAAAAAGATCGATGAACTTCATCTCAGCGAAAAATCGGATCTATTTTTTTTGATGAGATCGGCAACCGAAAAGTCTTTTCCGTTTGTTCCTTCTAAAAAAAGACAAATGGTTGTTTCTTCTTCCCAAAACAGAATCAAGGAATTGATTTTTGTAGTGGATTTATCTCCATCGTTTCAAAGAGAAAGGGAAGAATGGGTTCAATTTGTTAAAAATTCCTCTTGGGGCACTATGACAAGTATTCGGCTTGTAACCTTCGCCGAGGGAAAACAATCCATTTTCCCAAAAGCAAAATCTTCCGCCGAACTGAGGGTGCAGCTTGAAACACTCAAGTCGTTTGGTAAATCCAGTTTAGAAGACGTATCCGATGCACTCGTAAATGTAAAACGAAGTCTTCTGCAATCGGGGGCGCGATCCACACCATATCAAGACATAATTCTCCTAACCAATGCTAAGGGAAAAATTCCGAACCCTACTTTATCCTCCGTTTTGCAGGATTTGAGTTCTTTAGGTTATGGAATCCGATTGTTTACGGCGCCCTATTTTTCCACTTCGCAAATCCAATTTTATAAAGGAATTTTTTCAAAGGGAAATTTTCATGAAATTACTTATTTCCGAAAAATCAGCACGGATAAGGATTCAAGGACGATCGTATTTCGAGGCAGACAGATCTATTTTACACATTCCTCCGTTTCTTCTAGCCAAATTTTATCTGAAAATTCTCTGAATCGGGTTTCTTACTCGGGTAAATATTCAGAATCGGAGTCGATCAATCCTCTTAATTTTACCGAAATTTATTCGGAATTGACAGGAGATAAAATTTTAGCTGCCGAACCGTTACAGGACAATCTGACATTTCTACTTTCTCAAAACTTGCTCCAAGAAGAACTAAAATCGGATGGAATATCTGTTTTGATAAAATCAGGGGATCGTGCCTTTTGGTTAGGACTTCCTAAAAATATTCAAACTCCTCAAACGGACGAACTTGTAACCTATCAAACTACTTATGTTCCATCCGGCAGTTCCGTAGACGGCGTTTTAAACGTTCCGGATCTTACGGAGTCGTATAAAGGCTCCGCTTCTCAAATCTTGGATTGTACACCGATTCAGGTAAGAAATTATTTTCAGAATACAAACAAAAGTTCTTTTGATTGTATCGTCCGCGGTCAAGTTCTCCAGGTCAAAGGATTGTAA
- a CDS encoding helix-turn-helix domain-containing protein → MNSGEHIFISNSSSSDKILNRLKSLSENKLPLFVTGGPGVGKTFIAHVLAKLSGENLSVKIIDPDSFETENSLDAELTSGRDAYFVFRNFTVFPKEIQASLLKQIRENRSNSRFIFLSGKEWKQKLEAGQILESLYFEISNFRLDLPDLRERKEDIPLLIKHFLETLSEKYKRKEVRLSEKLYHLLLNYDFPGNVRQLKNLLESMVSLFPVRVLDTKHLPPQMFETSYVYTEFIEVKTGIPLRDYEKEIIKKNLILVNGNREKAARILGISERTIYRKIIEFGLSGEVEGKNSPSAD, encoded by the coding sequence TTGAATTCCGGCGAACATATTTTTATCAGCAATTCTTCCAGCTCGGACAAAATATTAAACCGACTCAAGTCGCTATCGGAAAACAAACTTCCGCTGTTTGTGACCGGGGGACCAGGGGTTGGAAAAACATTCATAGCTCACGTCCTTGCTAAACTCTCGGGAGAAAATCTGTCCGTAAAAATCATCGATCCCGATAGTTTTGAAACAGAAAACTCTCTGGATGCGGAACTTACATCGGGTAGAGATGCGTATTTCGTATTTAGAAATTTTACGGTTTTTCCAAAAGAGATTCAAGCGTCTCTTCTAAAACAAATTCGCGAGAATCGATCAAATTCCCGTTTTATATTTTTATCCGGTAAAGAATGGAAACAAAAATTGGAAGCGGGACAGATTTTGGAATCTTTGTATTTTGAGATTTCCAATTTTCGATTGGATCTTCCCGATTTAAGAGAAAGAAAGGAAGACATTCCTCTCTTGATAAAACATTTTTTGGAGACACTTTCCGAAAAATACAAACGAAAAGAAGTCCGATTGAGCGAAAAATTATACCACCTTCTTCTCAATTACGATTTTCCCGGAAACGTGAGACAACTCAAGAATCTATTGGAAAGTATGGTTTCCTTATTTCCCGTTCGTGTATTGGATACAAAACATCTACCGCCTCAAATGTTTGAGACCTCTTATGTATATACGGAATTTATAGAGGTAAAGACGGGAATTCCCCTCAGGGACTACGAGAAGGAAATCATTAAGAAAAATTTGATCCTTGTAAACGGAAACCGGGAAAAGGCGGCCAGAATTTTGGGAATTTCAGAAAGAACGATCTACAGAAAGATTATAGAATTCGGTCTTTCCGGCGAAGTTGAAGGAAAAAATTCTCCATCCGCCGACTGA
- the holA gene encoding DNA polymerase III subunit delta codes for MKVTGAKTKEYKNSIEFLSDFGKDLPQIVFVASKESYEFEILAEKYKEAIKKSGEAFEIVIFVSEPGDFERFQSEAFNLDMFSARKLFIIKSGLEFFKPISGGKGKNNESLQKQFSNFPDSIQLLVHYNHWEVPAKVLQIFGGKVNLVKTKNFYPNETRGGLLQACKEIGVQLEEDAMDQFLHKIPPSMGAYLQSLSKLKLYLGKKTFTKQDIEDVLLFSGELNSSGLVDFFMESDRIRFFKELSKFQKGKDSLLLFLTILKERIDQLRKYKIISRKYEASLSDDEIYEYLDIQSYSPARKNFVRNRLKKEASFFSDKIVSELYDFLIEINIRIKTGSEKEESEFYFSRRMENFFLQLRRKDRIL; via the coding sequence ATGAAAGTAACCGGCGCCAAAACGAAAGAATATAAAAATTCCATCGAATTTCTTTCCGACTTCGGAAAAGATTTGCCTCAAATCGTTTTTGTGGCCTCTAAAGAATCCTATGAGTTTGAAATCTTAGCTGAAAAATATAAGGAAGCGATCAAGAAGTCCGGAGAAGCGTTTGAAATCGTAATTTTTGTTTCGGAACCCGGAGACTTTGAGCGCTTTCAATCCGAAGCGTTCAATCTGGATATGTTTTCAGCCCGAAAATTATTCATCATCAAATCCGGTTTGGAATTTTTCAAACCCATCTCCGGCGGAAAAGGAAAGAACAACGAATCTTTACAAAAACAGTTTTCCAACTTCCCGGATTCCATCCAACTCTTAGTTCATTACAATCACTGGGAAGTTCCTGCCAAGGTTTTACAGATCTTTGGCGGAAAAGTGAATCTGGTAAAAACCAAAAACTTTTATCCCAATGAAACCAGAGGCGGGCTTTTACAAGCCTGTAAAGAAATCGGAGTTCAACTGGAAGAAGATGCGATGGATCAATTTCTTCACAAAATTCCTCCATCGATGGGGGCGTATCTACAATCCCTTTCCAAACTCAAATTGTATCTCGGTAAAAAAACGTTCACAAAACAGGACATCGAGGATGTCCTTCTCTTTAGCGGAGAACTCAATTCCTCCGGCTTGGTCGATTTTTTTATGGAATCCGATCGGATTCGTTTTTTTAAGGAATTAAGCAAGTTTCAAAAAGGGAAGGATTCTCTGCTTTTGTTTCTTACAATTTTAAAAGAAAGAATCGATCAGCTCCGAAAATACAAAATCATTTCGAGAAAATACGAAGCTTCGCTTTCCGATGATGAAATTTACGAATATCTGGATATTCAATCCTACAGCCCCGCAAGAAAGAATTTTGTTAGAAATCGTCTAAAAAAAGAAGCTTCCTTTTTTTCGGACAAAATTGTATCAGAACTTTATGATTTTCTAATAGAAATCAACATACGGATCAAAACCGGCTCCGAAAAAGAGGAATCGGAATTTTATTTCAGTCGGCGGATGGAGAATTTTTTCCTTCAACTTCGCCGGAAAGACCGAATTCTATAA